The genomic window ATGTCTGTTACATCTGATGTTCTAATGGCCAGATGTTCTTCTCTCTGAACATTTGTGTAACTCACACTGCGATGCTAACTGGGTTTATTTATTAGCTGCATCAGGCCTGCGAGGGGGCGTCTCTCCGTGGGTCGAGGGTCATCTCAGTGGAAGACATCTTGTTCCTGATGAGGAGAGACAAGGtaactaaacacacaaaaagctcCCGAAAATACGCTTAAGACACAATTTAACGGAAGAATCGCTCTTGCTGCTGATAAATTCTAACTTAGAAataatattgtgtgtttgtagttattgACATGAATGACtttgttatttctgtctctggttctctttctctccgtctgtctgtcttctgtctctcGACCAGAGGAAGGTGGCACGGTTATTAAAATACCTCCAGTTTAGAGATTACAAATCCAAACTACTCAAAACTCTCGAGGATGACGACATGCAACAGGACACAAGTGTGTacaaactcacacatacacacatatgagTCTGTTGCTACCTGACgcatgtttgctgtgtgtttacatattgATCTACTGGACATTTTCTCAGGTGGTGCAGGTGCTGCTGGTGGTGTTGCCGGCGGTAACCAGCGGAGGCAACGACTGGCCCAGGATTTCCTGGTGTGGTTAGATCAGACGGGCGAGCTCCTGTCATTGGCCGATCGACAGGAAGTAGACCCCGTCAAACAGGAGCGgatggaggtcagaggtcatcatGATGTCTTCACAGGTCAGTTTTTATTGAAGAcagggattattattattttattaactgtgtatgtgttgtgtgtctctgtatctTCAGCGTTTAGAGCGTCAGACTCGAGCTATGGACCAGGCTCAGTACTCCGAGTTCAGCGAGAGTCGACAGCTGAGCTTCGGTAAGatttttaaagtcccccttcgcttaaaatgtgtttcacttGTTACTTCACCTGgatgttttagcttcactgtgcagagttggACACTAGAAAttagttttcacattcatctattGAAGgggagaaagtttctctgtggatttgtgacatcacagctactGTCCTATTCCTAAACGGAGTTACGCAAACGGTATttagcgttatttttggcattaaaaaatattttttggcctggcgggggttcgtTGATATTATTACAGTAGAAACGTtgattcagtaaacattcagtaaccgttgagtacagttagacctaACGGTCCCCATTAGtttgggcgagttcaaagttgtgaaaacagcaggggtgttttgaatacaccccctttttcacaggtaatttgttagtctgtccctcctaccgcaggaaataatggattaatcctggaaggctattgatgtagcacttttctccttatgaaaataacacagagattattcgaccaatgagaatttagttggacaagagcatatcgaccaactaatcgaccaggaGACTTCTGCCCTAGGATCTTTAAACAAGTGATTTCATCTCTTTCTAATAAAGAATAAtgacagaggaaaaaactaatACCGACACCAAAACTTGTGGTCctgcaaattacaaaaaaaatcttaatagaACTGATAAAACAAGGACTCAATGGTTTTGACTTGTGTAGTTTCAAAGTTAGTATTCTTCCTCAATTGAATGGagattaatttcatttaaaatgtttcaacatgTTGGGAATCAGTTGTGtagttttagcattttaaaCAACACAGCTCATTTAATTTCTTGCTTTTATgtgtcttcttttgtttgttttgtgtgtaaatgtgagtcCAGCTAAGAAAGCGTCCAAGTTTCGAGACTGGTTGGACTGCAGCAGCCTGGAGCTGAAACCCAACAGCATCGCCATGGAGATACTGTCCTACTTGGCCTATGAGACGGTTGCCCAGGTAACTAATGATCCTGTGACTGTCTCCTCTctactttaaaacatttctgtcattAAAACCATCTCCTGTCATTCTCTGTCTCCAGATTGTAGACTTGTCTCTGTTGGTGAAGCAGGAAATGGCCGCGAAGACCAATCCTATCAGTCATGTGATCTCTGCCAGCTACATCCATTACAGCACAAACAccgaggtacacacacacacacacacacacacacacacgtaattctcttaaataatgttgttttcagtcaCTTAAACCAGAGCTTTGGAGCCCACAGTTATATTTTATGTTAGTACATCAcatccttttttcttctttaccaGGTAAAGAAGGATCCAGACTCACCTGAGGCTACTCCTCCCTCTACTCCAGGCTCCTCCCACTCCGCTAAGCCCCTCCAACAAGGTAACGGCAGTCTGGACGGCCGAGCAAGACAGAGGAAACGCAAGAAGGTGTGTGCGCCTGCTGCAGTCgtatttgtgaaatattggttGTAGGGCTATTTATTTGTAGGAGCTATTGTctctattaatcatttagtctatgaaatgttaaaaattgtacaaaaaaaaatgcatttacaatgtctCAGAGGCCACAGGTATCTTCagtctgcttgttttgtctgactaacagtctaaCATGttcagatatttaatttactcatatatcatatatgatGAGGAAAGAcgttttagaagctggaaccatcaaatgttttgcatttttgcttgaaaaatgactgaaacgattaatcaattatcaaaacagctcTGTTAAATGACTAAATCAGCTTTAATTGGTTGTTCTTAGGTTTGATTGATGTCACACTGGCATATAAATACACTGACCTGGATATCAGGAGACACTAAATTCTGttatatgataaaaacaatGGATGCTTCTGCCACAGTGGTCAGTTTGTAACCTCAAAATATGTGTAATAGATGTAATAGTAGAGGGTCAGCTCCTCCTCAGTTTGTTAAAATCCCACATTCCCAGAAACCGAGGACATGACCTCAGCGTGTCCTGAATGGTGTCGTATTAAAACCGTGTCATGTGTTTCAGAGCTGTCCGGCTACTGTGGAACCTCCCAGCGGAGCCATCCAGCCCTGTCACATCAGAGAAGCTATTAGAAGATacaactacagacacacagtatgtacaaacacacacacacacacacacacacagcttgggTTTGGGtgttttcaggtctgtcttaatACAACTCATCATATGTACATTGAGTATTATTGtcgctgtaattattcctcctctCCATACTGGCTGTGAATTGATCTCTTCAGTCCTCATTCTGTCCAAAGATGCTTCccaaagctaatatgaggcttcagcagacTGCGTTTGTCAAATCAAGTCCTGTGTGTCGGTTTATTTCTACTGTTCCATACTGGCGACAAACCTGCATGTGATTCAGCAAGGAAGCCAAAGATTTTGCACTGGAAAGATTAACTTTGAAAGATGCTCAGTTTATTTGCTGAAGTCTCGTATGAGCTTCAGCTAAACCTTGAAATGCTTTTCtgcacagaatgaggactgtggattttatccctCATCTTTTATAGTGTAGTTCAGTGTCAGTATGGACAGGATAGATGATTAGAGCACCAGTGACTCCTGCATTAAGACACAAAAATCTGGACTTGTCCTTTAAAACACAACTAATTTAACTTACAGTGAAATTTGACTGATACATTGAatcccttttctttctgtcagagTTCATACTGGAGGAGTGGGATGGCCTTCCTCGCCTGCTGAGGATGCAACACACCTTTTCTTACACCTACCTGTAcacacaattattatttttttttgtccagtcATTTTAATAACTTTCAGTAAGCCTGTCCTGTTTTTTTCAACTAGCTTTGTAtctgtagtttatttatttttatatcgtCTTCtgttgtgaagcactttgtgacgaCTGATCCAGAAagttgctttataaataaattttcCTTGCCAACAGTATGACCAATCAGATTATAACTCTTTCAGTGCAGACAATCcagaaaaattacaatatttcttCAAAACTAAATAAAGAATGTAAATTTTGAGTTTTTACACAGCAAGGAAAATCCAGCTACAGTCACACAAAGAAACTACCTCGCGATCTTGCGAAGGAATCCAAGTCCAAATTCCCTCAAGGCATTCCTGAGATATCACGTTCACAAGAATGGGACAGATGTACGGTCAATCTGTCGCCAGCACAGAGGCAGTATGAAGTGGTATCTAGTGGTATgaagccatgcagatagtttcaATAGATTTACAACAGTTTTACATCAAAATAAGTTCTAGGGATTTCCTTTACAACATGGTTTTGGATGTTTCTGGTTCTCAAATGTAGTTTTTTCAATGCTCTAACCATGACATGAAATACAATTTATCACTTTGTTTAGATGTGATGTTTCAAATGTGAAACTATCTGCATGTCTGGATGAAAATGACTTTTCTGACCCTTCAAACTTTACTGCAACACAAACCAAAAACACCTCCAGACAAGATACTTACTGcaaggttgttgttgttgaaaaaaaaactttaatggTCACtattacagaaaacacaaggGAATACTGAGCATGCTCAAAACTCAGCGtgtgacatcactgcaacaTGAGCACATGAAGGCGGGGCTTGTTTCTGGAATTGCCGCAATAATCAGAAAACGACAAAGTTTCGATTCGACGACTTAGAGGGCGGAAAAGAGGAAACTCGTGTTTCTCTGTATTTGTTTCTCAGAATGGCTGTGAGCTTGATATCAACGTCtccatggtgtgtgtgtgtgtgtgtagcataaATGTGTGATTAGATTGTGTGTCGCTCAGTATTTCTGAGCACTATTAATTAATGCCTCCCGCTCCATGAGCAGCTCTCCGTATCTCTGCTgaagttctctctctctctccatctgcctCTCCACGTCCTCCCGCAAAgcctaaaaaaataaaaataaaatcagtgatCATTCATATTAGTTTTTATCATCGCTCTTAACCatccatgaaaaaaaatactgcaacaGCTAAATCTAACAGTGATAATTAGCTCTTTCTCCATaccaacagttttttttttaaattatcagaGTTCTGGATGTTCGACGGGAGCAAACAATCACTTTAATACACacttatactgtaaatatatctGAAATATATTACCGCTTGTCTCCGGGGAATTGCAGtatcttcttgtttcttcagcTGAGTGAAGGTCTGGAGCTCTGTGGCCGCTTGCTCCACCTAGTGGACACAGCAAGTATAACACCCTCGTCATCTTCACGGTACAATATTTCATTACGGTGTCTTAGATATGACTGTTAACCACAGCCTGCAGACAAACTGTTTACAACCTTGTCATAGACCGATTATCAGTTCACTCCATATTCAGTCGATATTTACTATTTTTACATTAGTAAAAGAAAGTTCTGCAACTGCACTTTCTAACCTGAACAGCTGATCTGTGGCATAATAAAGTGTGCGGCACGCATAGGAAGGCATGCATAGGAATAAGGAAGTTCTGCAGTTGAGAAAATGCAGTGCTaaaggaaagggctgtctgaCGGCTGAATATAGTCTgcacttaaactgatattgattttttttacgTGGCTGCTGGTACTCCTGCCTGCTGCTCCAAACTGGGAGCGTGCCGACCCAAATATACTGCAGGTAATATGCTGACTATTGAGAAGTACCTCATACAGCctgcagagagctgcagagttgctgCTAATTCATCACTATGAGCTGCACCTCTGACATTACTAATTAAATTTCATATATTGATTAAGGTCATCTTAAGCTATAATGTGCAGTAAATAACATGTCAATGGCTGTTGAACGCCAACAAAACTGACTGCAATGAGTAAAAACTTATGTTAATGTGCTTGTTGAGAATCACAACATCTCACACAATGGCCTTTAGTTAACTGGAGAAGAATAACACGTTTCCCTCTTCAGATGTGATATGGCTGTGCACGTCACATACGCCAAGACCGAAGAACAAATAATCCTACAGGAAGTCCTGATAAAGACTTCAGTACCTGTTCCCAGAGTTCACCGTGCTGCTTCAGTAGCCCTAGCGCTCTGGACTGAAACCCTCCCAGGAGGATTTTGAGTTTCTTCTCCAGTTTAGCTGCTTTCCGAGCCTCTGCTGTCATGTGACCACGGTTCAcctgaggaggacagacaggacagaGCACATAGTTTTTCGTTTTATGAACATCTATGTCTGGGTTTCTGACACATTTTGTCTCGCAGGTGCAGAGTTTTAACAGATGTAGCTGTTTCAAAAAGGACAAATCTGTGTCTGTTATCAGTcttcatgtgtctgtgtgttttctcacatCTAGTTTCTTCTCCAGGCTTTCGATTCGGTCTTTCTTTGATGCCAGGTTAGCTCTGGTGTATCTGTTCTGACTGGGCAGATACAGCACCTgtaggaagagagagaggcagagcagatgaaataacatttattgacaaaaaGGTAGTTTTCATGTGAGGAGAAACGTGGCTAAAAGCGGTTTATCTGCTGGTACTCGACAGACTGATGCTCACCTGTCCGTAGCATTCCTCCCACACCTGGCTGTAGGCCTCCATGCTGAGATCACCGTGGCCCATTCCTGACTTCACCACCTCCATTTCTCCTGCCAGTATCAGCTTAGCCTGTTCATTCACATGTCACACAGGTTACACTGTTAGATAGTGATCAATGTCACCGTCTTTAACACACCTTACACATTGTTATGAtcaaactagagctgcaatgattagtaaATTAATCTATTAGTCAGTTGACATCagtcatttaagtcatttttatagcaaatgtgccaaaaaatgtgataatttaatgcttttctttatcacacatgatagtaaactgaatatttggggTTTGGACGGTTAGAtggtcaaaacaagacatttaaaagactctttgacaaaacaaaacttaaaattttaactaaattgtaacattttacagacaaagcaattcatcaagaaaataattgataatgaagataatccttagttgcagtaaaacatcagtgtgtgttacCTGCTCCATCTCCTCTGTGCTGACCGGCTTGTAGGCGTGCGTTTCCAGGTACGCTATGTGTGAGGCGTTATTCGACGTGGAGGCGGGGCCTCTGGCCTTGCCGCGCTGCAGTTGGCTGCCTGCGTTGGCTGATGGGTGGTGCAGGCAGTCATGGTGTAGCATGGTGATCATTTCCTGTTTGATCAGCTCCTCTGCCAGCTGGAGGTCGGAGAGGGGCTCCATGGAGCCCGGACGCAGGACGGACTCGTTCACCTGGAGACACGAGCAGGAACAAACTGACATCATCAtgctaacacaaacaaaagctttaaaaaaacaaataaacaaactgtgtCTTAAATGCCAAGACTTAGAATTTCTGCTTTTGTTAAACCTTTTTAatgtaagtttatttatttaggttttatttagtttattttttatacttaaCAGCTACCAAGACTGCATGAGAAAGCTCGACAGCTGTATCGTGTTACGCTGGAGCTGAAATGTTTCCCCGATAGGCTTTAAACGCCGCCGCTTAAATTTCACATTGTTCATAATAATCAAGACGAATGAAAACCAGGCACGTTTTCTCCGCTTCAAGCAGCTGACTGGAGCTAGCGGTGAGCGAACGGGAACGCGGCCCACCAGAGACCTCCAGAGCCCTTCTGCTGTCAAAAGCTCCtggtaaaatgaataaaactatCTGGAACAATTCTATGGTAGTTTTAAGTTATTCCACTGCAGGCGTGCCTGAATATATGAGTCCTGACGTTGTGGGCTCcgtgcacacacaaaaagcacAGCTGCTGAAAAATGTCCTCGAGGCTGTGGCAGCTAatttttaacagcttttagGAACTTGAGTTTATCACTGAAAAATGCAAACGCAGGTTTCTGCTGATGAAATCTTAACATGATATAACTTGAACGTGAACTTGATCAAACCATCTATAAGTGTGTCTGTTACCTCAGTAGGTCTGGGGAGACTCCTTTGAACAGAAGTGTGTCGCAGCTTcagctccttctctctctctgcatcccGCTGGgcctgttacacacacacacacacacacacacacacagtaaacctGAGTGTGACATGCTCTATGTGAACTACATGAATACACGTTCTGAACTGGGGTTTTATGCATTTTACATGAAGTTCTGCACTCAAGAGAATCATCCTCTACATCACTACAGCCTCGTGTGTCTTTGTATGCGGCACACCCACCTGTTTGCGTGCCTGTATGTCGGCCGCATCCTCTATGAACCCGGTCTCTGTCTCGGTTTCTTCAAGTTCTTTCTCTGCGTTTTCGGGAAGAACGATCTCAAAGTCATTTTTGGGAACAGGAAGCGACATCAGGCCTTGTCTCAGCTGCTGCAGGCTTTCCCTTTGCTGTGTTTGACGGGGGAGAGAAAGAGCGGTAAGTTCGCaggtattttattttcttaatttgtaTTTTCCATGTAAttagtgttgttttaattaCACAACCAGTAGTACAGTTGTGATTTGTTTATGCAGGTTCTGTTTTGCTTGACTACATTCATTACTTATGACACTGTGTGACATTAGAACATCTGTTCAGTTGTTATTTCTTAGAAATGGAAAAGCAGCAAAcgtaactttatttttattttacaaaacatttttagtgtTTAAATTGATGTTTACATTTCATATATTCAGAGTTGAGTGACCGTGTGTGTTTACCATGTGTTTAGCGAATGCAGGGTCAGCCAGTTGCTCCTCACTGTTAATATTCAGTTTGTCTCTCAGCGGTGTGCGGCCGGGGGTCAAACCTGGGGTCCCGGCCCCTCGTGGGGTCATCACTCCTCCGGCTTGAGGGGTCATCCCCTCCGCCCCTTGACCTGGTCCAGGAGTTCTGATAGAGATGAAAAGACcacaaatattattatttacagttaaaacgGGCTAGTTTGTTGCACGTGGTTATATCAGAATAAATGTGAGTGTTACCTGAACGGGGTGCTGAGTACAGTGTTGGGTGTTTGTATCTGCTGGCGCTGAGGAGTCACTCCACTGAAGTCGCTCTCATGAAGCGGGGTGTTGAGTCCTCCCTTCAGCGGAGTGTCGATGTTGGTCAGAGCCATCAGATTCTGTGCTTCCTGcaaaaatacagagagaaacacagttgGTATCTAATGATCTGAATTTAAACTATTTATGATAAATACTCGAGTCCCACGGATTCAGGATTTTTAACTGATACTGATCGTGTGTGCTCCTGTTACCTGCAGTATCCGGTCTTGCACGGCAGGAGTGCGGGGGGTACGTAGTCCTGTTGCCATGGTGTTGGTGACGCTGTACTCTGACAGGAGGGTGGAGGAGGCGGAGTTGCCGCTTTCGCTCTCCTCCGCAGCTTGACGGGCGACCTCACTGGCAACACCCAGCTTGACGACTTCCTCCAGCTCAGCATCACTGATCTATAAGAGAAGTTtagttaaatataaataattaacaGGTAGCAGAGAACATTACTAAGAACATACAGAGGGGGTTTACCTCCTCTTCATGAATGTACAAAGacaagagtgaaaaaaaaagagattggaggaaaacaacaaagaactgGAGTTTTTGATGAGACCTGGGATCAAACTACAGCAAAGCTCCCTTTGTAAGTGATAATTAAAGTAGAGTAGTAAAGGCTACTCCAGCTGGAAGGATGTTTATCAGGATAAAAGTACAAACCTCTCCCCATACAATGTGTCCTTACAACTACCTGCTGTGTAACGGTAACAGACCAGTTTGTATGAGCTCCACTGGTCTGAGAGATTTATTGGATATTAAAGTTAAAGATATCAAAGTTAAAGATGTACATGTGCACCAGTCGGTGTGCGGTGGTTTACCTGGGGTGCGGGTAAAACCAGTTTGGAGCGTTTCTTGGTGAACTCGGCCACTCCGCTGGTCTGCAGGATGGCAGACGGCAGATcgctttctttcttcttcttgatcttctgtttgtctttcttcctgtctctttcCTCACGTTCgctacagacaaacacagacagaaaagcaaaatgttttacGAATGAAAAACTGTGAGGTCAGATTGTATTTAGTGTCTGTCTCATGATGTGAAAAGTGCATTTCCATCTCTTGTTGCTTAGtcatgcatgtttgtgcacaAAGTGGAACCGCATTTAAATGAGGGTGTTATTTAATGGTAATTTATAATGTTGTTTTctactgtaaatataacatttaatattaCTGACTTGCGTAGTTCTCCATCCAGGTGCTGCTGCCTGAGTCGTTTGAAGTTTGGCTCCAGAGCGTCATACTGCTCCATGCTGGTGTCATAGAAACCcttaaagtaaacaaaagtaaacaatTCATAACTTACAACATGATGTCTAGCTCAAAGACTCATTAAAATGAGCAGaacaatgaataataattacTGCTGTGGGTTTCTTTTCGAATGGGATTTCAGCATTGTAGTCcactcctctcttcttcttcctcttcttctgaaCATCGATTCctgctgctctcagctctctgcGCTTCTGCAGAGCAGCCAACCGTCTGCAgcagaaagtgaagaaaaactCAATTATGCCTTTTTTTTGTACTTGTCAGCAACTTTGTAGGCTTTCTCATCCCTAGAGCTACAACTAAGAACATCAGGCATGAGAAAATATTCCaattaacataaaaactaaattaattatGTCATGGCTATCTAAATAATTATAAACAGGGAATACCCCCCAAATTAGCAAAACAGTGGATCAACCAAAAACTTAAATGTTTAACTAACCTGGCAAATTCATACATCAAGCCAAcaaatgaatagaaaatgagTAACCAAAACTGTGTAACTGTAAATAcagcctgtgtgtttgtatgtgtatgaacTTAGTTCAACCTGGCTTCCTCCAGCTGTTTCTCTCTGGCCTTCCTCTTGGCTTTCTTGCCCTGGGTGTTGGCCAGTCGAGCCCTGGCCTCTGACAGCATCTCCAGCTCATCTACAGATAGTGAGACAAACAAAATTATTTAGttagaaaacatacaaaacaatattgttaatatgaagctaccaTCTCCTACAGCAACAAACTTAATTTATCGAAATAAATATGACCTAGCATGATACTTAATTCTTTATatggataaatgaaaactttCACTTCTAGAAATAAAAGAAGTCCACTGTGAGAGAACAGAAGTGGATATTTTAAGGACCGGGGTTCATTCTGTCCCTCTGGTTGGAGAATCCTATAATAAAGCTTATTTGGATGTTTAGTTCAAACAAAAGTTGCCGAAAAAGTcttgtgtttattgtgtatcAAGTGTGTTACTGTACCTTCATCCATGTCCACAGGGTCAGGTCTGGCAGGTTTAGTTTCAGGATTAGGGTCGATCTCTCCTGGTTTTAACTTCCTGGGGTCctctcccacctcctcctcattgTCTCTTTGCGCT from Thunnus maccoyii chromosome 14, fThuMac1.1, whole genome shotgun sequence includes these protein-coding regions:
- the supt3h gene encoding transcription initiation protein SPT3 homolog; protein product: MSSPMAGSTASSSKDRPASRTSFIPELQSMMFALGDARRPLHETAALVEDIVHTQLITMLHQACEGASLRGSRVISVEDILFLMRRDKRKVARLLKYLQFRDYKSKLLKTLEDDDMQQDTSGAGAAGGVAGGNQRRQRLAQDFLVWLDQTGELLSLADRQEVDPVKQERMERLERQTRAMDQAQYSEFSESRQLSFAKKASKFRDWLDCSSLELKPNSIAMEILSYLAYETVAQIVDLSLLVKQEMAAKTNPISHVISASYIHYSTNTEVKKDPDSPEATPPSTPGSSHSAKPLQQGNGSLDGRARQRKRKKSCPATVEPPSGAIQPCHIREAIRRYNYRHTSSYWRSGMAFLAC
- the cdc5l gene encoding cell division cycle 5-like protein — translated: MPRIMIKGGVWRNTEDEILKAAVMKYGKNQWSRIASLLHRKSAKQCKARWYEWLDPSIKKTEWSREEEEKLLHLAKLMPTQWRTIAPIIGRTAAQCLEHYEYLLDKAAQRDNEEEVGEDPRKLKPGEIDPNPETKPARPDPVDMDEDELEMLSEARARLANTQGKKAKRKAREKQLEEARRLAALQKRRELRAAGIDVQKKRKKKRGVDYNAEIPFEKKPTAGFYDTSMEQYDALEPNFKRLRQQHLDGELRNEREERDRKKDKQKIKKKKESDLPSAILQTSGVAEFTKKRSKLVLPAPQISDAELEEVVKLGVASEVARQAAEESESGNSASSTLLSEYSVTNTMATGLRTPRTPAVQDRILQEAQNLMALTNIDTPLKGGLNTPLHESDFSGVTPQRQQIQTPNTVLSTPFRTPGPGQGAEGMTPQAGGVMTPRGAGTPGLTPGRTPLRDKLNINSEEQLADPAFAKHMQRESLQQLRQGLMSLPVPKNDFEIVLPENAEKELEETETETGFIEDAADIQARKQAQRDAEREKELKLRHTSVQRSLPRPTEVNESVLRPGSMEPLSDLQLAEELIKQEMITMLHHDCLHHPSANAGSQLQRGKARGPASTSNNASHIAYLETHAYKPVSTEEMEQAKLILAGEMEVVKSGMGHGDLSMEAYSQVWEECYGQVLYLPSQNRYTRANLASKKDRIESLEKKLDVNRGHMTAEARKAAKLEKKLKILLGGFQSRALGLLKQHGELWEQVEQAATELQTFTQLKKQEDTAIPRRQAALREDVERQMERERELQQRYGELLMEREALINSAQKY